In Veillonellaceae bacterium, the following proteins share a genomic window:
- a CDS encoding MATE family efflux transporter produces the protein MIVNVNKYMRRKILKLAWPVVLEMFWIMVVNVSVTAMVGKFGAVALAAVGLSAMVQFSSAMVFAAVGTGAASIVARESGAGNWEDVRLVAGQAVLLGLVLGSLLAISGYFIAPALFILTGAEPEVAGLGSALLKIGFIFTPFFLVFSIGNAVLRGLGQTKTAFYISSASNTFALLLSFMLINGYLLPGIGPYGAAWGTGVSQLIGGIAVLVVLSFNGKIKLNWHKVFSIRAAVLKRIVAISVPAGLEQLALQGGRVAYTFMLAKAGAIQFAAHQIAVQVESISFMPGFGFSVAAMTLVGQYIGKGLPHRSAQYAWLTNKIAILSMTAMGVVFFLFAERLTALFISDTDVIYWGSMLVMIAAFEQPTIAITYVLGGALRGAGDTKWPMYVTITGVWLFRMPLIYLFVVVWNYDLTAAWYITVGDFFLRSIILWWRFASNKWQDSVKTKSELISN, from the coding sequence ATGATCGTTAATGTAAATAAATATATGCGTCGTAAAATACTAAAGTTAGCTTGGCCGGTTGTGCTGGAAATGTTCTGGATTATGGTTGTAAATGTTAGCGTGACCGCTATGGTCGGTAAGTTTGGTGCGGTGGCCTTAGCCGCAGTTGGCTTATCGGCCATGGTGCAGTTTTCCTCAGCCATGGTGTTCGCGGCAGTCGGAACAGGGGCGGCGTCCATTGTCGCCAGGGAATCTGGCGCCGGTAACTGGGAGGACGTTCGTTTAGTTGCCGGCCAGGCCGTTTTGCTAGGGCTTGTGCTGGGCAGTTTACTAGCTATTTCTGGCTATTTTATTGCTCCGGCGCTATTTATCCTTACAGGAGCAGAGCCTGAAGTAGCTGGCTTAGGGAGCGCACTGTTAAAGATTGGTTTCATTTTTACACCATTCTTTCTAGTGTTCTCGATCGGCAATGCAGTGTTGCGAGGCCTTGGTCAAACCAAGACAGCCTTTTATATTAGTTCAGCAAGCAATACTTTTGCGCTGCTGCTTAGCTTTATGCTCATTAACGGCTATTTACTGCCGGGCATTGGTCCGTACGGCGCTGCCTGGGGAACCGGAGTATCACAGCTAATTGGCGGAATTGCTGTATTGGTAGTTTTGTCGTTCAACGGTAAAATTAAGCTTAATTGGCATAAGGTTTTTTCAATCCGTGCTGCCGTTCTCAAGCGAATCGTTGCTATCAGTGTACCGGCCGGCCTTGAACAGTTGGCGCTGCAAGGCGGCCGGGTAGCCTATACCTTTATGTTGGCCAAGGCCGGAGCGATTCAATTTGCGGCCCATCAAATCGCGGTTCAGGTCGAATCGATATCTTTCATGCCTGGATTTGGCTTTTCGGTAGCGGCTATGACTTTAGTCGGACAGTACATTGGCAAAGGGTTGCCGCATCGCTCAGCGCAATATGCCTGGCTGACCAATAAAATTGCCATCTTGAGCATGACCGCCATGGGAGTGGTGTTTTTTCTTTTTGCCGAGAGACTTACTGCACTGTTTATCAGTGATACCGATGTCATATACTGGGGCTCGATGCTGGTTATGATTGCCGCGTTTGAACAGCCGACGATTGCGATAACTTATGTTTTGGGTGGCGCTTTGCGTGGCGCCGGTGATACCAAGTGGCCGATGTATGTTACAATAACCGGTGTTTGGCTGTTCCGAATGCCGCTGATATATTTGTTTGTTGTTGTGTGGAATTACGATTTGACCGCAGCCTGGTATATTACAGTTGGTGATTTTTTCTTACGCAGTATCATTCTATGGTGGCGGTTTGCCTCCAACAAGTGGCAGGATAGCGTTAAAACCAAAAGTGAGCTGATATCTAACTGA
- a CDS encoding HD domain-containing protein, with the protein MRINYARSGMILASDVVDSNGNLLLEKGILLTEKYLARLRQHQITDISIQHPALENAKPSPVISDDLRLELTLCFQALYTIKTEGMQTSKLQQMYFRQLYNASDSIITEVGQNMPNILNTEIRKPTTDEVTHAVNVCLLSVVTGHYLKLPRPALRELALGALLHDVGKSAIPYVDNKPVNSPSMHPHYGRDLLLKHKLSSAAARIAAEHHEYYNGSGYPLGIEGKATHPLSRIVSLANYFDNAVAEANAVGRPLHDIIENLLASSDILFDHNTLRAFIHTTPIYTLGSMVILSTGQTGYIIRNRAHCPLRPIVRLYNKTGWDDLDMVCQPDITIIDIIEEYPESELVS; encoded by the coding sequence TTGCGAATCAATTATGCACGATCCGGAATGATCCTTGCGAGCGATGTTGTGGATAGTAATGGCAATCTCTTGCTTGAAAAAGGCATATTGCTGACAGAAAAATACCTCGCCCGTCTCAGACAGCACCAAATAACTGATATATCAATTCAGCATCCTGCACTGGAAAATGCCAAACCGAGCCCCGTAATCTCTGATGACCTTAGACTTGAACTCACTTTATGTTTTCAAGCTTTATATACTATTAAAACTGAAGGAATGCAGACTAGCAAACTACAACAGATGTATTTTCGTCAGTTATATAACGCATCAGATAGTATCATTACCGAAGTTGGGCAAAATATGCCGAATATCCTCAACACCGAAATCCGCAAGCCTACAACCGATGAGGTTACTCATGCCGTAAACGTATGCCTGCTTTCAGTTGTGACCGGACACTACCTTAAGCTCCCCCGTCCGGCACTGCGCGAACTGGCGTTGGGCGCACTCCTGCACGATGTGGGTAAATCGGCAATTCCCTATGTTGACAACAAACCCGTAAACAGCCCCAGTATGCATCCCCACTATGGCCGCGATCTGCTGCTAAAGCATAAGCTTAGTTCGGCTGCTGCCCGGATTGCAGCTGAGCATCATGAGTATTATAACGGCAGCGGCTATCCGCTCGGGATAGAAGGCAAAGCTACTCATCCATTATCAAGAATCGTTTCACTTGCCAATTACTTTGACAATGCAGTAGCAGAGGCTAACGCTGTCGGCAGACCGCTCCATGATATTATCGAGAACCTTTTAGCAAGCAGCGATATACTGTTCGACCATAACACCCTGCGGGCCTTTATTCATACGACACCTATTTACACCCTTGGCAGTATGGTTATCTTAAGCACTGGCCAGACCGGCTATATCATCCGAAATCGGGCCCATTGCCCGCTTCGGCCTATTGTGCGGTTGTACAACAAGACAGGCTGGGATGATCTTGACATGGTTTGCCAGCCAGATATTACAATAATCGATATAATTGAAGAATATCCAGAAAGTGAGCTGGTCAGTTAG
- the uvsE gene encoding UV DNA damage repair endonuclease UvsE — translation MIIRFGYVAMALQIPEGSPNKTITVTNLLKIPQQEDRLNRLRRLVKVNLENQLRVLKYNKGNEIYVFRFTSKLIPLATHEIAEGWDYLEEFRQQLLEIGSYIKDSKMRVSAHPDHFTLLNSPKAEVITASLKDLEYHADLFDAMGLGSEAKLVLHVGGLYKDKELSLKRFKDNFALLPGNIKHRLIIENDDKSYNAADVLKLCSQLELPMVLDVHHHVCCNNGKSLSELLPAIFATWRELPPKIHFSSPKDAKNIRAHADYINIRDFTKFLKTAKECCDKDLDVMIEAKQKDKALHALMKELAAIPDVRAVGQAAIEY, via the coding sequence ATGATAATTCGCTTTGGTTATGTAGCCATGGCTTTGCAAATACCTGAAGGTTCGCCGAATAAAACTATTACGGTGACCAATTTACTTAAAATTCCCCAGCAAGAAGACCGTCTAAACAGATTGCGCAGGTTGGTTAAGGTAAACCTTGAAAATCAACTTAGAGTCTTAAAGTATAATAAAGGTAATGAAATCTACGTTTTTCGTTTTACCTCCAAGTTAATCCCGCTGGCTACTCATGAGATTGCTGAAGGCTGGGATTATTTAGAGGAATTTAGACAGCAGTTGTTAGAAATAGGGTCGTATATAAAGGATAGCAAAATGAGGGTCAGCGCCCATCCCGATCACTTTACACTGCTCAATAGTCCTAAAGCTGAAGTTATAACAGCATCACTAAAGGATTTAGAATATCACGCCGACCTGTTTGATGCAATGGGCTTGGGAAGCGAAGCTAAGCTCGTGCTGCATGTGGGCGGACTATATAAAGATAAGGAATTATCGCTTAAGCGCTTTAAGGATAACTTTGCCCTACTACCGGGTAATATAAAACATCGGCTGATTATTGAGAATGATGATAAATCATACAATGCAGCCGATGTTTTAAAGCTATGCAGCCAACTAGAGCTTCCCATGGTACTGGATGTCCATCATCATGTCTGCTGCAACAATGGCAAAAGCCTGAGTGAACTACTACCCGCAATTTTTGCAACGTGGCGGGAGTTACCGCCCAAAATTCACTTTTCCAGTCCTAAAGATGCCAAAAACATCAGGGCTCATGCTGATTATATCAACATACGCGATTTTACTAAGTTTTTGAAAACTGCCAAAGAATGTTGTGATAAAGACCTTGATGTTATGATTGAAGCTAAACAAAAAGATAAGGCGCTGCATGCCTTGATGAAGGAATTAGCTGCTATTCCCGATGTCCGTGCTGTCGGACAAGCAGCTATTGAGTACTAG
- a CDS encoding ferritin-like domain-containing protein, which translates to MLSDKELTQLEDFLTKEQAFIKSMYYIAHNIEDTQTKQLFQKVASKAQQDFDVMSKHLSAGKSLQ; encoded by the coding sequence ATGCTTTCAGATAAAGAATTGACCCAGCTTGAAGACTTTTTGACAAAAGAACAGGCTTTTATAAAATCTATGTATTACATTGCCCATAATATTGAGGACACACAGACGAAGCAGCTTTTTCAGAAGGTGGCAAGCAAAGCACAGCAAGATTTTGACGTTATGAGCAAGCATTTAAGTGCCGGGAAAAGTTTACAATAA
- a CDS encoding spore coat protein produces MVSQQQQDQQNKQGFDGRGLLFTDNDALQIALNESKHMAQSVNTFILEATNDQLRRDYMTVLGDIYSQQKEIVDLMQQKGYYSIKTADPQAIAQAQNKFSGQWQETLQ; encoded by the coding sequence ATAGTAAGTCAGCAGCAGCAAGACCAGCAAAATAAGCAGGGCTTTGATGGCCGGGGCTTGCTGTTTACCGACAATGACGCCTTACAAATAGCATTGAATGAAAGTAAGCATATGGCGCAATCTGTTAACACGTTTATACTTGAGGCTACTAATGATCAATTGCGTCGTGATTATATGACGGTACTCGGCGATATTTACAGTCAGCAAAAAGAAATAGTCGATTTGATGCAGCAGAAAGGCTATTATAGTATTAAAACTGCCGATCCGCAGGCTATCGCGCAAGCTCAGAATAAATTCAGCGGTCAATGGCAGGAGACTCTTCAGTAA
- a CDS encoding transcriptional repressor, translating to MEEQLTDLLRGSGFKVTPQRLAIYSVLASTKAHPSAEMIFSELQPQYPTMSLATVYKTIEILKGIGLVQALNVGEDSFRYDANTSSHPHVRCMSCGCVDDLDHIDSSNFVKEVASSTTYRLTGQQFYFFGICPECQKKNVS from the coding sequence ATGGAAGAGCAGCTTACCGATTTGCTGAGAGGGAGCGGATTCAAAGTTACACCGCAGCGTCTGGCAATTTACAGTGTGCTGGCGTCAACCAAGGCCCATCCAAGCGCTGAAATGATTTTTAGCGAGTTGCAGCCCCAGTATCCGACAATGAGTTTGGCTACTGTTTATAAAACAATCGAAATCTTAAAAGGAATTGGCTTGGTTCAGGCGCTCAATGTTGGCGAAGATAGTTTCCGCTATGATGCCAACACGTCAAGTCACCCTCATGTAAGATGTATGAGCTGTGGCTGTGTAGATGACCTTGATCATATTGACTCAAGTAATTTTGTTAAAGAAGTCGCCAGTAGTACCACTTATCGTCTAACAGGGCAGCAGTTCTATTTCTTTGGTATATGCCCGGAGTGTCAAAAGAAGAATGTATCTTAG
- the deoC gene encoding deoxyribose-phosphate aldolase — protein sequence MNFAQYIDHTLLKPQATVDDITRLCREAAEHNFAAVCVNLGYVDLAAHLLLGTGVKVATVIGFPLGATLSTVKAFEAREAIIRKADELDMVMNIGAAKSGCWEAVTDEIRQIVTVADGKLVKVIIETALLSDAEKRRACQAVIEGGAHFVKTSTGFGPGGATVADIQLLSETVQGAVGVKASGGIRSKADAESMIAAGATRIGTSAGVEIVRMLT from the coding sequence ATGAATTTTGCTCAATATATCGACCATACCCTATTGAAGCCGCAAGCCACTGTTGACGATATCACCCGTCTTTGCCGGGAGGCGGCAGAGCATAACTTTGCGGCCGTCTGCGTAAATCTCGGATATGTTGATTTGGCGGCCCATCTCTTGCTTGGAACAGGTGTTAAGGTGGCAACAGTAATTGGCTTTCCGCTCGGGGCAACCTTGAGCACTGTTAAGGCATTTGAGGCGAGAGAAGCAATTATTCGCAAAGCTGATGAACTTGATATGGTGATGAACATCGGCGCTGCCAAAAGCGGGTGCTGGGAAGCTGTTACTGATGAGATCAGGCAGATCGTGACAGTGGCCGACGGCAAGCTTGTAAAAGTCATTATTGAAACTGCCCTTCTTAGTGACGCTGAAAAACGGCGGGCCTGTCAAGCGGTTATCGAGGGTGGCGCCCATTTTGTTAAGACATCGACCGGTTTTGGGCCAGGTGGGGCCACGGTTGCTGATATACAGCTTTTAAGCGAAACGGTGCAAGGAGCCGTTGGTGTTAAAGCCTCAGGCGGCATTCGATCAAAGGCTGATGCTGAAAGCATGATTGCAGCGGGAGCCACCAGAATTGGGACAAGCGCCGGTGTGGAAATTGTTAGAATGTTAACATAA